The window CTCCAATAAACCGACCTTGCTCTAATAAATGCATCAAAGCAGCTATCTGAATCAAGCCTTGAGTCCAGCTTTTCTCTGGTTCTTCAAGTCCTATCCAGATTTGCTCCAAGTGCTCATGAGCATCGAAGTATTGCTTATCATTGAATAGTCTGACGAATTCTTTCACAATGAAATCGTATCACATGTCATAATTAATCTATGTCCCAAAAGAGCATACTAATCTATGACGCAGATTGTGGCTTCTGCCAAAACGGTGTTGATAAATTAAAATCAATCATTGGAGAAAGTGTTGATTATCTACCAAGAGCCGAGCTTAAAGACGGAGACTATGGAATTAGTTCTCAAAATTCTATAAAGGCGATTCAATTTATTGTTTTTGAAAATGATACTTACCAGGTCTACTCTGCAGCCCAAGCCGTATTTAGAGCCGTCGCAAGTAAGCTAGGTTTCTTTCTTTGGTGCTACAAATATATTCCTGGATTTGCTTGGGTCTCAGAGAAGATCTACACTTGGGTTGCAGCGAATCGTAATACCTCTTGCAAAATCTAATATCAGATGTACTATAGACTTGTTGCAAAAGGTTCAAGAGCAAGGCTTGCGAGCCCGCAGGGTTTACCCGAAGTTTGTTCTAACAAATGAGGGCGAGCGTAACGCAGCTATTGGAGCTTTGGCGACAAGTCTATTATGCATTCAGTTTTAGCTTCAAACCTAAGCCCCAAAGAAAAATACTTCTATCTAATCGGCGGCATTGGACCTCGTCCGATTGCTTTTGTCTCCACTATCTCAAGAGATGGAATACCCAACCTCGCACCCTTTTCATTCTTTAATGCCTTTAGCTCAAATCCACCTGTAGTAGTGTTCTCTCCAGCTCGCACAGCGAATCCTGATAAACCATTCAAAGATACTTACACCAATTTAGTAGAGACTAAGGAGTGCGTGGTGCAAATGGTTAACTATGAGATGCGCGAGAAGATGAAACTCTGCGCCCAAGATCTTGATGCTGATATTAATGAGTTTGATATCTCTGGGCTCACACAAATCCCTTCTGATATTGTCAAAGCACCGCGCGTCAAAGAATCACCGTTTCAAATGGAATGCAAATTACTAGAGATGAAACAATTGGGCGACCAACCCGGTGCTGGCAACCTGGCTATTTGTGAAGTACTCAAGTTTCATGTTGATGAGAGTGTTTTTAAACCAGGCACAGAGAGAATCGACCCGCAAGCAATTGACCTGATCGGGCGCAATGGCGAGCATTACTATACTAGAGCGAGCGGTGATGCGATTTTTGAGATGAAGTAAATTATTCTTCAACTAGCGTCACCAACTGAATACTAATACCATTAGCCAGCTTCGGCAAAGCTAAGCCGGTCTCGCCAAGACTCAAGCCAAATGAAGCAAGATGATCAGTAATAAACTGCACTGAATCTTCTTCAAGTAATTGATTCAATAAATTAGGACTAATCGCAAGAATATCTCCAGTGATAAATTCACTAGAGTCAGTGCTTGCTTGATCAATCTCCACACTTGAATCAACTAAACTAGATGCATAAGCTTGTGAACTAGTATCAAGTTTGTTTGGAAGATAATCTGAATGAATCAAACTAGTTTCATAGCTTTGAAAACCCACTTGTTCAGTTTGATTCGGGTTCAAACCAAATTCAATACTGGAATTAATTTGCGAACCATCAGTCAAACTACTAAAATATTCTTGCACCAAAGCAAGTCTTGCATTTTTGAGTTCAAGACTAAGCGGCTGATCATCCCAAGCTTGAATACTTGCAATTAAAGAATTGCGCAGATCTGACAAAAAGGCATTGGTGATTTTATTTACTCTATTAGTAGTAGCCAAAGTGACGGTGTCTAAATCTCCAACTATTTGAGTCTGATTATGAAAAGTTTGCAAACTTGCAAAGCTATTAAATGTAAGAAAACTCACAGAGATTGCAGCAGTTATAATTAATATAAGAAATCCAAACATGGGCTTATTGTGGTCGTGGTTAATATGATAGCAGATAGCTGTGCGTTTTATCTAGTGTGGGGTGGTTCATACTCAAGCTGAGCTATTATAAGGATTATGGCAATTGTTTTATTGAAATTAGCGGCATTCACAGCACTTTGTTATTACTTTTCCAAAGCCTGCTTTAATAACTGCGGATTAAACAAGGATAATTATTTCAGTCAAGACTTTATTCTTAATACAGTAACTGGCATCTGCAGCCACTTATTACTTACACACCTGCTTTCGTATATCACTCAGAATGTCACCACTAGTATTTATTTGAGTTTGTCGATTCTTGTTAGCACGAGCGTGGTTTTGACTATCAAAAACAAAATAGCTTGGACAAAGATATTTAATCAAGTTGATCTATTTGATCTTGGCTGTATTGGCATAAGCGGGCTACTTGCAAGCTTCTATAAAATCAGATACGAACTCTTTGGAGATTCAGCTCGTTTTCATCTTGCCTTAGTCGGCAGTATATCTAACAACAATATCTACCCACCAGTCTATCCATCTAACCATGACTTGCCTATGCCTTTCTATCACTATGGTTTAGATTTCTCTTTGACCAATTTAAAAACCATAACAGGCTTGAGCACAATCGAGATCTTTCCAATCCATACAGGTTTCACTTGTTTTCTTGGTTTAGTAGCTGTTTTTGTATTTTTTAGATACTTTATTAAATCACCGATTTATTCATTTTTAGCAACATTTTTCTACCTCACGATTTCTCATACTTCAATTGAATTTTTAACAAGAGAAATTTTCAATATTACTAGTCCAGATT of the Cyanobacteriota bacterium genome contains:
- a CDS encoding DCC1-like thiol-disulfide oxidoreductase family protein; this translates as MSQKSILIYDADCGFCQNGVDKLKSIIGESVDYLPRAELKDGDYGISSQNSIKAIQFIVFENDTYQVYSAAQAVFRAVASKLGFFLWCYKYIPGFAWVSEKIYTWVAANRNTSCKI
- a CDS encoding flavin reductase family protein, producing MHSVLASNLSPKEKYFYLIGGIGPRPIAFVSTISRDGIPNLAPFSFFNAFSSNPPVVVFSPARTANPDKPFKDTYTNLVETKECVVQMVNYEMREKMKLCAQDLDADINEFDISGLTQIPSDIVKAPRVKESPFQMECKLLEMKQLGDQPGAGNLAICEVLKFHVDESVFKPGTERIDPQAIDLIGRNGEHYYTRASGDAIFEMK
- a CDS encoding DUF309 domain-containing protein, which produces MKEFVRLFNDKQYFDAHEHLEQIWIGLEEPEKSWTQGLIQIAALMHLLEQGRFIGVQKVWARAKANLSEAPEIYKDINIINLKKTIANICENLDENSYTDVKIGLNPK